The Montipora capricornis isolate CH-2021 chromosome 6, ASM3666992v2, whole genome shotgun sequence genome has a window encoding:
- the LOC138053527 gene encoding uncharacterized protein yields MDVSKRRRKRKRSQEHTADEFVEVNVPLLAAEEAIDNSQPKGNDRGHANAEGYHGEVLFDPPNPNDVAEQSDESESNGSGFLEASLSPVTNNSTENETQLLDEWLKNDNRDRNLPLDSRDPDFDELWSYVRDDLLDRREDNFEDELNSVMDVEDEDVWFNAEEHLQLSDNAGKFCSLPSQCAGNPQQPEKNTPGPKEKTDFDQEPLYKGANVTLGSVMVLLVMFVIRHNLTSEALENLLSIIAALLPASSILPSSVSRFKKYFTNLKHPFVFHHYCSFCFAYISQRGVKQCTNSHCLKDLSAKGATSYFIEIPIVDQLQTMFSRSGFYKDLQHRFNRKKQAQENIEDIYDGRLYSSLVRKGILSSGNNISFIFNTDGVPVFKSSKVSIWPLYLIINELPHHKRFAKENMLFAGMWFGEKKPAMWTFLRPFHESFSKLEQGVNFSVNGIGNVTCQGVLLGGTCDLPARCLVCNAIQYNGASSCWKCLQQGKTVKTGQRGCVRVFPYQMQDPKGPQRTRAETEKNAREALANQLNNKKDYIVHGIKGPSWFGLLEHFDYVAGTGIDYMHGVLLGVQKLLLTLWFSAKFAGKVFSVSGQVSLADKRLSEISPTLEIHRLPRSISEHLKYWKASELRSFLLYYGVPVLYGILPDNYFHHYAIFVHAIYICLKESISSEDLKKAELMLFSFCEDFSSLYDERFITLNVHQLLHLTDDVRDLGPMYTHSCFSFEDKNGFILKLIHGTQFIDSQILSAVSITQKIPELRDKCITSGTDLEAVYFTLSHPRKPAKMLEISKNVYALGAFYNRTLGAEEYVAFQRYLGLAPSTVVVRAFNRLQIGLSGCYVYGLDYKRMLKRNCAAVKYLSQHPNGAANGVQFALVQYFFQVSTNEGDVLNLVMAKTLKLQHDYDDTTHIHVVEPHHQELITFPLRDVCCNCIFIYFTDNPERGYICEFPNRVEVD; encoded by the coding sequence ATGGATGTTAGCAAAAGACGACGTAAACGCAAGCGATCCCAAGAACACACAGCAGACGAGTTTGTAGAGGTCAATGTACCTTTACTTGCAGCAGAAGAGGCCATCGACAATAGCCAACCAAAGGGTAATGATAGAGGTCACGCGAACGCTGAAGGATATCATGGAGAAGTTCTGTTTGACCCGCCAAATCCAAATGATGTAGCCGAACAAAGTGATGAATCAGAAAGCAATGGTTCCGGGTTTCTTGAAGCTAGTTTGTCCCCGGTCACTAATAACAGCACTGAAAACGAAACTCAGCTACTTGATGAATGGCTCAAGAACGACAATCGCGACAGAAACCTTCCTTTAGATAGCCGAGACCCTGACTTCGACGAACTGTGGTCATATGTAAGGGACGATCTGCTGGACCGGCGTGAAGACAATTTTGAGGATGAGTTGAACAGCGTGATGGATGTCGAAGATGAAGATGTCTGGTTCAATGCTGAAGAACACCTTCAGCTGTCAGACAATGCTGGCAAATTTTGTAGTTTACCTTCACAGTGTGCAGGTAATCCACAGCAACCAGAAAAAAACACCCCAGGCCCAAAAGAGAAAACTGACTTCGACCAAGAACCTTTGTATAAAGGTGCAAATGTAACTTTAGGCTCAGTTATGGTATTGCTTGTGATGTTTGTTATTAGGCATAACTTGACCAGCGAAGCGCTTGAAAATCTATTATCCATAATCGCCGCACTATTGCCGGCATCAAGCATTCTCCCAAGCTCGGTGAGCCGCTTTAAGAAGTACTTCACTAACTTGAAACACCCGTTTGTTTTCCACCATTATTGCTCCTTCTGTTTTGCCTACATTAGTCAACGAGGAGTCAAACAGTGTACAAATTCACATTGTCTCAAAGATCTATCAGCTAAGGGTGCTACGTCCTATTTTATAGAAATCCCCATAGTGGATCAACTTCAAACAATGTTTTCAAGATCCGGCTTTTATAAAGACTTGCAGCACAGGTTTAATCGCAAGAAGCAAGCACAGGAAAACATCGAAGACATTTATGATGGGAGGTTATACAGCTCCTTAGTTAGGAAAGGAATTCTCAGTTCAGGAAATAATATTTCGTTCATCTTTAACACTGACGGTGTCCCAGTATTTAAGTCGTCAAAAGTTTCTATTTGGCCCCTCTATCTCATCATCAACGAATTACCTCATCACAAGAGGTTCGCAAAAGAAAATATGCTTTTTGCAGGAATGTGGTTTGGTGAAAAAAAGCCAGCCATGTGGACATTTCTGAGACCGTTTCATGAATCGTTTTCCAAGTTAGAGCAAGGGGTTAATTTCTCTGTCAACGGCATTGGCAACGTAACATGCCAAGGAGTTCTTCTTGGAGGCACATGTGATCTTCCTGCTCGTTGCTTAGTATGCAATGCTATACAGTACAATGGGGCGTCGAGTTGCTGGAAATGTCTACAGCAaggaaaaacagtcaaaacggGACAAAGAGGGTGCGTTAGAGTGTTTCCGTATCAAATGCAAGACCCCAAAGGTCCTCAAAGAACACGCgcggaaacagaaaaaaatgctCGAGAGGCACTAGCTAACCAGCTGAATAACAAGAAAGACTACATTGTCCATGGAATAAAGGGACCTTCATGGTTTGGATTACTGGAGCACTTTGATTACGTAGCTGGAACAGGCATAGACTATATGCATGGAGTTTTGTTGGGCGTTCAGAAGTTGCTACTGACTCTATGGTTCAGTGCAAAGTTCGCTGGAAAAGTCTTCAGTGTAAGTGGACAGGTCTCTCTTGCTGATAAACGCCTGTCGGAAATATCACCAACACTAGAAATCCATCGCTTACCGCGCTCTATTTCTGAGCATCTAAAGTACTGGAAGGCGAGCGAGTTGCGCTCATTTTTGCTTTATTACGGTGTTCCTGTCCTTTATGGTATATTACCAGATAATTATTTTCACCACTATGCAATCTTTGTACACGCAATTTACATTTGCCTTAAAGAGTCAATATCTTCAGAGGATCTTAAGAAAGCTGAATTGATGCTATTTAGCTTTTGTGAGGACTTCAGTTCACTTTATGATGAACGCTTCATTACTCTCAATGTTCATCAATTACTTCATTTAACTGATGATGTGAGAGACTTGGGGCCTATGTATACTCACAGCTGTTTtagttttgaagacaaaaaTGGCTTCATTTTAAAGTTAATACATGGAACGCAATTTATAGATAGCCAGATTCTCTCGGCTGTATCCATTACACAAAAGATACCAGAGCTTAGAGACAAGTGTATCACAAGCGGTACTGATTTAGAGGCAGTTTACTTCACGCTGAGCCATCCGCGAAAACCTGCCAAAATGCTTGAAATCTCAAAAAATGTTTACGCTTTAGGTGCATTTTACAACAGAACTTTGGGTGCTGAAGAATACGTAGCATTTCAGCGTTATCTTGGCTTGGCTCCCAGCACTGTTGTTGTGCGTGCTTTTAACAGATTACAGATCGGTCTGTCCGGATGTTACGTTTATGGGCTTGATTACAAAAGAATGTTGAAGAGAAACTGTGCTGCGGTGAAATACCTTTCGCAACACCCGAACGGTGCAGCTAACGGTGTACAGTTTGCCCTTGTTCAGTACTTCTTTCAAGTGTCAACTAATGAAGGGGATGTTCTTAACCTTGTGATGGCAAAAACCTTAAAACTTCAGCATGACTATGATGACACAACACACATTCACGTCGTGGAACCACACCATCAAGAACTGATCACCTTTCCATTGCGTGATGTGTGCTGTAActgcatatttatttatttcactgatAACCCGGAAAGGGGATATATCTGCGAGTTCCCTAATCGCGTTGAAGTAGATTAG